A section of the Oryza sativa Japonica Group chromosome 1, ASM3414082v1 genome encodes:
- the LOC107277049 gene encoding uncharacterized protein isoform X1 translates to MANLTATGLLVAFLFVAAVAIADGRSLSVAHEKFHGDGAAADHHYVAPEHATTPLPLICTGVHGVEAGETCDSIARRFHAGLGRAPFFRLVSLNPNINCRELFVGQWVCIQGLLPV, encoded by the exons ATGGCAAACCTCACGGCCACCGGTCTCCTGGTCGCgttcctcttcgtcgccgcgGTTGCCATCGCGGACGGCCGGAGCCTCTCCGTCGCACACGAGAAGTTCCACGGAGACGGAG CTGCAGCTGACCATCACTATGTGGCGCCGGAGCACGCGACGACGCCGCTCCCGCTGATCTGCACCGGGGTGCAcggggtggaggccggcgagACCTGCGACTCCATCGCCCGGCGCTTCCACGCGGGGCTGGGCCGCGCGCCTTTCTTCCGCCTCGTCTCCCTCAACCCGAACATCAACTGCCGGGAGCTCTTCGTCGGCCAGTGGGTGTGCATCCAGGGCCTGCTCCCCGTTTGA
- the LOC107277049 gene encoding uncharacterized protein isoform X2, which yields MANLTATGLLVAFLFVAAVAIADGRSLSVAHEKFHGDGADHHYVAPEHATTPLPLICTGVHGVEAGETCDSIARRFHAGLGRAPFFRLVSLNPNINCRELFVGQWVCIQGLLPV from the exons ATGGCAAACCTCACGGCCACCGGTCTCCTGGTCGCgttcctcttcgtcgccgcgGTTGCCATCGCGGACGGCCGGAGCCTCTCCGTCGCACACGAGAAGTTCCACGGAGACGGAG CTGACCATCACTATGTGGCGCCGGAGCACGCGACGACGCCGCTCCCGCTGATCTGCACCGGGGTGCAcggggtggaggccggcgagACCTGCGACTCCATCGCCCGGCGCTTCCACGCGGGGCTGGGCCGCGCGCCTTTCTTCCGCCTCGTCTCCCTCAACCCGAACATCAACTGCCGGGAGCTCTTCGTCGGCCAGTGGGTGTGCATCCAGGGCCTGCTCCCCGTTTGA